The window GTTCGAACAAGTGATGGAAGGACTGTTGCTGGTGCCGATCAATATCCCCTTCACCCGCTACAACAGAAGCATACGCGCCCGGAAGGAATCGGGAGCCATGATAAGGACACTGATGCGCGAGAAGAGGGAGAAACTCGCCAGAGGAGAACCTGCGCACGATCTCATCTCCAGCTTGATCTCCATGTGCGATGACGACGGCTCACCGCTCTTGAGCGACCAGGAAATCGAGGACAACAGCGCCTTGGCGTTAATCGCCGGCTACGACACCACCTCCACGCTTCTCACATACATAGTCAAACTCATAGCTCAACACCCCAATGTTCATCAACTTCTCCTCAGTGGTACGTATGTATAAGTTTAATTggaaatgaacaaaaaaatgaattgcaAGTTGTTGTTGTTGCAGAGAACCAAGAGATTATGCGAGGAAAGAAGAACGCGAGTGATCCTTTGACGTGGGATGATCTTGCTAAGATGAAGTACACATGGAGATTTGCAACGGAGGCGTTGAGGTTGTATCCACCGGGATTGTTCGGGTTCAGGCATGTCCTTCGAGATTTTGAGATTGATGGATACGTTATTCCTAAAGGATGGCAGTTGTTATGGGCAGCATGCACCACGCATTTGGACGAATCCATATTCCCGGATCCGCTCAACTTCAACCCCTCGCGTTATGAAGATCAAGCGATGCCACCCAATACCTTTGTAGCATTTGGAGGAGGTGCCAGGAAGTGCCCAGGCTACGAGTTTGCAAGAATAGAGACGTTAGCGATGATTCATTATTTGGTCACTCGCTTCACTTGGAAGCTTCATTTGGAAGAGAATCCAGTAAGCAGAGATCCCATGCCGGTTTTCAAACAAGGCTTGCCCATACACATTCACATCAACAACCCCTCggaaaaattgttgtaattaTAA is drawn from Salvia hispanica cultivar TCC Black 2014 chromosome 6, UniMelb_Shisp_WGS_1.0, whole genome shotgun sequence and contains these coding sequences:
- the LOC125193511 gene encoding cytochrome P450 716B2-like, with protein sequence MESTMMMLWVVAFVSLVYLVMMKKRTSERRLPPGPLGIPIVGQSLELLKAMRDDKAEVWLRERVRKYGPISKMNIFGRKTVFLTGQAYNKFMFSCDEETISNKQPKSMRQVFGPTNLFEMSGEDHRRLRRAYLAFLKPEALKQYVGTMDHEIRLHLTQHWHDDHVISVEPLMKTLTFNMICTLLFGIERGERRQKFVHLFEQVMEGLLLVPINIPFTRYNRSIRARKESGAMIRTLMREKREKLARGEPAHDLISSLISMCDDDGSPLLSDQEIEDNSALALIAGYDTTSTLLTYIVKLIAQHPNVHQLLLSENQEIMRGKKNASDPLTWDDLAKMKYTWRFATEALRLYPPGLFGFRHVLRDFEIDGYVIPKGWQLLWAACTTHLDESIFPDPLNFNPSRYEDQAMPPNTFVAFGGGARKCPGYEFARIETLAMIHYLVTRFTWKLHLEENPVSRDPMPVFKQGLPIHIHINNPSEKLL